The genomic segment NNNNNNNNNNNNNNNNNNNNNNNNNNNNNNNNNNNNNNNNNNNNNNNNNNNNNNNNNNNNNNNNNNNNNNNNNNNNNNNNNNNNNNNNNNNNNNNNNNNNNNNNNNNNNNNNNNNNNNNNNNNNNNNNNNNNNNNNNNNNNNNNNNNNNNNNNNNNNNNNNNNNNNNNNNNNNNNNNNNNNNNNNNNNNNNNNNNNNNNNNNNNNNNNNNNNNNNNNNNNNNNNNNNNNNNNNNNNNNNNNNNNNNNNNNNNNNNNNNNNNNNNNNNNNNNNNNNNNNNNNNNNNNNNNNNNNNNNNNNNNNNNNNNNNNNNNNNNNNNNNNNNNNNNNNNNNNNNNNNNNNNNNNNNNNNNNNNNNNNNNNNNNNNNNNNNNNNNNNNNNNNNNNNNNNNNNNNNNNNNNNNNNNNNNNNNNNNNNNNNNNNNNNNNNNNNNNNNNNNNNNNNNNNNNNNNNNNNNNNNNNNNNNNNNNNNNNNNNNNNNNNNNNNNNNNNNNNNNNNNNNNNNNNNNNNNNNNNNNNNNNNNNNNNNNNNNNNNNNNNNNNNNNNNNNNNNNNNNNNNNNNNNNNNNNNNNNNNNNNNNNNNNNNNNNNNNNNNNNNNNNNNNNNNNNNNNNNNNNNNNNNNNNNNNNNNNNNNNNNNNNNNNNNNNNNNNNNNNNNNNNNNNNNNNNNNNNNNNNNNNNNNNNNNNNNNNNNNNNNNNNNNNNNNNNNNNNNNNNNNNNNNNNNNNNNNNNNNNNNNNNNNNNNNNNNNNNNNNNNNNNNNNNNNNNNNNNNNNNNNNNNNNNNNNNNNNNNNNNNNNNNNNNNNNNNNNNNNNNNNNNNNNNNNNNNNNNNNNNNNNNNNNNNNNNNNNNNNNNNNNNNNNNNNNNNNNNNNNNNNNNNNNNNNNNNNNNNNNNNNNNNNNNNNNNNNNNNNNNNNNNNNNNNNNNNNNNNNNNNNNNNNNNNNNNNNNNNNNNNNNNNNNNNNNNNNNNNNNNNNNNNNNNNNNNNNNNNNNNNNNNNNNNNNNNNNNNNNNNNNNNNNNNNNNNNNNNNNNNNNNNNNNNNNNNNNNNNNNNNNNNNNNNNNNNNNNNNNNNNNNNNNNNNNNNNNNNNNNNNNNNNNNNNNNNNNNNNNNNNNNNNNNNNNNNNNNNNNNNNNNNNNNNNNNNNNNNNNNNNNNNNNNNNNNNNNNNNNNNNNNNNNNNNNNNNNNNNNNNNNNNNNNNNNNNNNNNNNNNNNNNNNNNNNNNNNNNNNNNNNNNNNNNNNNNNNNNNNNNNNNNNNNNNNNNNNNNNNNNNNNNNNNNNNNNNNNNNNNNNNNNNNNNNNNNNNNNNNNNNNNNNNNNNNNNNNNNNNNNNNNNNNNNNNNNNNNNNNNNNNNNNNNNNNNNNNNNNNNNNNNNNNNNNNNNNNNNNNNNNNNNNNNNNNNNNNNNNNNNNNNNNNNNNNNNNNNNNNNNNNNNNNNNNNNNNNNNNNNNNNNNNNNNNNNNNNNNNNNNNNNNNNNNNNNNNNNNNNNNNNNNNNNNNNNNNNNNNNNNNNNNNNNNNNNNNNNNNNNNNNNNNNNNNNNNNNNNNNNNNNNNNNNNNNNNNNNNNNNNNNNNNNNNNNNNNNNNNNNNNNNNNNNNNNNNNNNNNNNNNNNNNNNNNNNNNNNNNNNNNNNNNNNNNNNNNNNNNNNNNNNNNNNNNNNNNNNNNNNNNNNNNNNNNNNNNNNNtataaataaatttcaaaaaaaatatttctctagAGAGAAacaaatcaattttaattttttttttttgacgaaATTATGTataatcacataaatatataaatacggATGGGAGAGGGAGTGTTAGGGTGGGTAGGTGGTTTGTGGGAGTTGTTACGAATTCGTTGGCTGAAAATACGGGGCAATGGGGTATTGGTAATTTTCATATCACACTACTGGTTACTGCATCACAATCCTCATCAATACTGAAAAAGTACATTCTGGATCATTTACGTGTGTGTgtgattcatcattttttcatcGATTTAATTTATTGGAGATACTTATCttataaataaatttcaaaaagaaaaatatttctctagATAGAAACAAatcaattctaattatttttttatttttgacgaAACTATGTATAATcgcctatatatatataaatacgaGTGGGAGATGGGGTGTTAGGGTGGGTAGGTGGTTTGTGGGAGTTGTAGCGAATTAGTTGGCTGAAATATACGGGACAATGGGGTATTGGCAATTTTCTTATCACACTACTAGTTACTGCACCACAATCCTTattaatactaaaaaaaaatacattctgGACCATTTACATGTGTGCGTGCTTCATAACTTTTACGTcgatttaatttatttgatatacttatcttataaataaatttcaaaaaaaaaaaaattctctaaagagaaacaaattaattttaatttttgtttttacttttgaCTAAACTATGTataatcacataaatatataaagataaCTTTAAATCACTTTGTATTTAATAATACAATATCGCATAAATTGAAATGAGGGAGTGCATTCAAAACCTTTACTGCAATAACATTGTAATAGCCCCACAATATATTATACTAATTATATCACAGTACAAAATATCCCAAACCAGAAGTTCTTGCAAAATATTAGATCTATGAGAACAATGCAAAGACAATGAAATCACAAGGCAAACAGGGATCATCCTCGTGGGTTCACGCAATTGGTTACTGCAGTCAAAAACTGAACTAAAACCACACAAATATCTCTCATATTGCATTTACCCCTTTTCATGTATCTCATCTCCtcttttttattccttatcatcTTCCCAACTCCAACCCCAAAACCCTCACCCCCTTGTCTACTTTGCCTAGCTAGTACTAGGATATAGTAACTACTCCTAGTATGTATATTAGTAGTATAACTAATGATGTCTTGTCACTTAATTACTCTCCCAATTATAATTTATGTGATATCATTTGATTTGATacataactttaaaaaaaaatatattaaaatttataatctaaaataaattatgaacACATGTGTGGCTAGAAATTATGAGTTAAATGATTTTTAATTATAAGAAATGATATTCATTTTAGGACCTACTAAAATGTAAAAGTGGTCACATGGGACAAATGAAGAAGATTTTtgatatgttccccatatttgcCTTTTACACTAATCTATCCCCATGATAGTATGTcattataaaaagaaaagaaaatcataacTAAAGGTATTTGAGTCAAAATCCCTTTTAATTGTAAGGAGCAAGTATATTTCTTAATCCATTATTTTGAATAGGAGGAAATGCCGATTAATATGGGCGTAATATTTATCATGGAGATTTAGTTGTGgaaatatttatgtatattttcaACACATAGCAATTAAATTCAATTTGCTATAATTTGCCTAGCCAGCCTGTATATAATAGTACTTCATATGACTTTACTCCATCAAGAATTTTACTACAACTACTGCTATATATTAAAGTCTTCCTTATGGTTTTTGTGCATGACACACTGCACTAGAAAAGAACAAATTTATAAACCCCTTCATTCTTTTGCAGGCTATCTTATCATGTAGTAATCATTTGCATTCTGTCCTCTTTTCAGACAATTTTGTACCCCAAATTTCCACTGACATTCAGAAATTGTAAGTCATTCTTGGAATAATTAAAGATTTGTACCCTTTTTGGTTTATAAAATATGGATAGTTTGCTATGTGATGAAGTGTGGatagaagaaggaggaggaggattcAACAATGATGTTGGGAATGGTAGTTGTTTTTACTCAACCAAAGAAGATTGTGAAGAAGcttttgaaattttattagaCAAAGAGATGAGTTACATGCCTAAACCAGGCTATGTTAAACTcataaaagagaatttttttattgAGAATGCAAGGTTCAAATCTATTCATTGGCTTATTAAGGTAACATCATCTTCTCTTTTTTATGAATATGAATCATATGATCTCTCTTATAGGAAAAGGATTTTAACGAAGGGGTTCATCatgtgattatatatatatatatatatatatatataaaatgatctTATAGTGTGATTTTTTCGATAAACGGAGTGTGAATGAACTTTTTTTGTCCCTCTTTGCTCCGCCCATGCAGATGTCCATATAATGTAGTCTCAATTGATTCAACTGAATTCAGTAAATTTTTATATAGAATTTAAACAATTTAGGTGAAAAATTactacaatttaaaaaaaaaaaaaacttagtatTGAGCCCATAATTGTCAATCCGGGATACCGCTATAATTTCACATTCATCGAAATATATTTTAACGCTTTCGTAAAAATTGTTGTGGAACAATTTTAGCAAGAACAACTCCTTCCTGTAATCGTATTTTCAATTCTCAgtttatgtaaataaataaagcattttttaaaaaaaataaaaagctactTGCTTGAGTTTTTTTTcctaactattttttttatgattataacACATGTAAAGTCACAAAGGCGGTGGAATCTCTCTTTTGAAACTGTATTTGGTGCTGCAAGTTACCTTGATCGGTTTATCTCTTTAAACAACTGCCaggtaataatattttatatggaAGTTATcttttataattatcttttttatattaaaaaaagaaaaaagaaaaaagaaaactgaaattgaccaaattttaaattattgttataccaaattgaattgaatttgCAGGGATGGAGTTACTGGATGTTTGAGTTACTCTCAATTGCATGTTTGTCTGTGGCCTCTAAATTCCATGAGACAAGTCCCCCTCAATTGCTTGAATTACAGGTAAATTTgggtgatttatttatttattcatttgttattttttttttctaatatgttAGAATTTTTAGAACATAATAGATAGAAATTTAAACTTGGCCTTAACGGATAGTTAAACACCtcaatttttaaaatgtatattaaatattttaaatttgatttaaattatctTTGTAAATCCCTCAACTTTGAAAATGCATATCTAAAATGCATCCACTTAAAAGGGTTTAGATGTGCAtttcaaagttgtgatttttgTGAGAAATACTTGTATCAAGTTAAAATATCTAGATGGTCAcaatgaaaattaaaatgttCTAACTGTaagtaaaaatcatgaaaatcaagTTAAAATGTCTATGTATTAATGCCTATCTTAAGAATAgttgttttttttatattaatatcaTTATCACTATTTGTAAATAGATAATTAACAGTTGTTAGGATGATTGCAGATGGAAGGtgttgaaaatttgtttgaaTCAGCAATGATTCAACGTATGGAATTGGCATTATTGGAGACTTTAGGATGGAGATTAAATTCACCAACACCATATTCATACATTGAATTGCTTCAATGGAATATCAATCCACTCAAATTATCCCTCCTTCAAGATTTTACTTCACGCGTCAATGAGCTACTACTTGGAATTCTTTTAGGTAAAACACACACACAAGACTCTGAGATGATTTCTCATATGTTCATCCggttattaattattttcatagaaaatcatgtttttgtatgaaaaaagtggaagaataaaaagaaagttaCTATTAGTTGAGGGATCATATGAGAAATTAATTCCTTGaaaacctcttttttttaaaaaaaaaatttaacttatatgtactaacaaaataattaaattttttatatatttcacgTTCTTCTAGAGTTAATTAACCGCTTAACATTTTGGCAGATGCTAAATTCTTGGAGTTTAGGCCTTGTGTTATTGCACAATCTGCTGTTACCTGCATTTCTGAAGATTTGTCTCTATTAATAGAGGACTCCTGTTTCAATAACTTTACTGGGCTCATCCctcaagaccaaaaggtaaatATGTACAGAGTCCTTTTTGCTTATTTATCTAGAAAATAATCTttccttaattttaatttatgttatatatatccaAGTACGTGGATCAAACTAAATTTTGATGCATTTTGtttgaatttataaaaattttaattttttaaaataaaattattttttaaaaagttacataaaaatattataggttgaaataataaaaaactaaaaaaattatttttaaaactatttgtAAAAAGTCTTGATTGACTCTCTAAAAGGGAAACTGATAGTCACATTAGGGCAGAATGTATTGGCCAAAATAATGtatatattaattaatgtgtattatgaatatcttatttgatataattttttgtcaatgtataactaatgcaagtattagttatatactctattgtgtattaaggtgtgtatatcatccattttctatgtattagtaatgcaaaatttttaatatatgcattaacttattaaatgaccttaatacccctcaattttcctctcaaaatatttcacaattccttttcccaccattttaatttgcaatagtgaatcttttcaaaatatttcacaaatttttTTCCCATCATTTTAATCTACaataatgaataattgatttaaataattgtaacatattttttctttgcttcgagggtctttaaaaagattaaaaaaaattgagatcatTTCCtaattttacgtcttatattttgtttttgtttcaacTATGTTATTAATCCGTTGGCGTAATATTTCAtgcgcaaagacgaaggtcttgcaattaatctgAAACTTCTATATACTAGtgcaacaatactaattatatttgagatgacaaaataattttattgCAAAAAAGTTTACacaatcaaagaagggtatttttgtaaacaaccatttcttttagaaaaactaaGTAAGATGTGTTATTTCTTATATATCAAACCAAAAAATGTATAAGAAATGATACATACATAACTAATATAAGTATAAATAATACAAGCATTGttaatgcaaacattactaatatGCTATATTCTGCAttgatcttatacactctactGAATAACCCTAAAGGGAATAGAGGCGTATTATACCTTAGAAGTTAGAACGTTATTGTTCCATTGATTTCACATAATCCAcgtaactaaatttttttttacttttcaaacctacttctttcatttatttttatttattatttattgacatGACACACTCATgatatagtaattttattaaattgccctattaattgatgtttagttatagatatgaaaattaagttaaagaataaataattaattctaagtgtaaaacataaaaaaaaatgatctttttttatttgttaaaaatgataagtaaaaatataaatcaaattaGGAAACTAATAACGATTAAATCCAAATAAAGAAAGTATTTAAAAAAACAGTTTTATTGATACTAGAATTTATTGAAAAACACTCTCTCCACTACATAAACAAGGGTAAAATTTGCCTACACCATCCCAGACATCCATCACATGTGAGATTTATTGTTGTTTGATTTCACATATTAATTGATGACCCTTTTATCTGATGCTTTTCTTTTGTCTCATTCTCATTTAGGATGATCTAAGCAAGTGTCAAAGAATGATGAATAAACAATTCTTGATTGAGGAATTTCAAGAATTGGTAACATGTGGTGGTTTTTATTGTGGCCCTTCAAGTCCAGTGACTGTATTAACAAAGCAGCAGCATGACTTGTGTGATTGTCAACTTCATCAATATTCCTCCCTCTTCAATATTCCTCAAGGGGGCATCAATTTCATATCTAATATGAATAAACGTAAAAGGGAACGTTGATGAATGCGTCGTTTGAGCCTCAAGTGGTTGAAATAATTGCTCTCGGACCAGAACTTTTTATTTCCGTGAGCGAATCTATCAAATTTGATCAGCTCCAAAATtgttgtttgttaattttttgttgttgtaactGATTTCTCTTTTAATCACTTTTAGCTAGAAGTTTAGGTAAGGATCAAGATTAATTATCATTGGTCTAATGCTATTGACATGTTGAACCGCATAAAAGACGTCTCTCTGCTAATAGCGAAGCTTTTAGCAACACTATTATTTTCACAGCAGCCTAAATATATAAGTATTTTCCCATAACATGATGAGATCTTTTAATTTTCGAATTGATTCAATagaaccaacatgggttgtggcgcagtggatggggctgctccacccttaaccagaggtcgagggttcgatcctgggtatggagaaaactctgttgggagcgttgccacttaatgggccctgcaacgcgcgatccggattagtcggggctccaatacGGACACCGAATActggatgaaaataaaaataaaagaattgatTTAATAGAtggtcattcaatttttttttgacagAATACATAAATTATCCCTTTAAATGTCACGTTTTAATTCAGATTTCTCCTAAACTATATGTAATCCTAATTACCTCTCTTAAATTAGCTTTTGTATAATCGTTAATTAACCCCCTCTAATAATAATTAGTCTTAATTACTCCATGTAAATGGcttataagaaaaaaatcaaaccagAACAAAAATAAATCGGAAATTAATTTACTATATGTACATTTCCAGTTGCATTTGAATACATACAGTCccccattttaatttgtttgacatcaactttttaattctaactttccacatgttatatttaaaattaCAAGATTGAAGACTATCTTGATACATTTGATATATCATTATGCTCTTAGCGTGTCAAGttaaataaaccaaacaaattgaaacggacgGAGCAGAAAAATTAACATTGTTAGTTCCTCCCAAAATTAAGGTGACTCAAGGATAAGACTAATAAAACATTTGTTTTAGTTTCCCAAAATTTTGAGGCCCCAAAACTTTAATTTCACTTAAATAATGttaataatgtaaaatataaaaGGCACaaaagttaaattaaaaaaaaaaattatctcctttttattaaaaatattttagaacttttatcaattatttatattaataaataaaattttcacaatAATATTTAAAGTAATGCATTGCAAATAAATTACTaacattttattaattaaaattagtccttacttttataaataatagTATTACTATATGAAGTTAAATGTTTAATATCTTCTAAGAATACTATACCAAAAAAAGTAGTACGTAAgaatcaaaaaataattcaataaataatagtattaCCATGTGAAGTTAAATGTTTAATGTCTTCTAAGAATACTATACTAAAAAAAAAGTAGTACGTAAGaatcaaaaaataattctaaattattgatgatattttattatgtgcatatattattttattatattttttaatataaatatctatatagagtatatatacttaaatttatatttttaaagtataatcaataagattaatttgataaaataagcttcaaataaatattttaaaagtaatgtCAAATTAACAAGGACAAACAATTTTGAAACAGGGAGAGTATGTGTGTTTATTCAATTGAAATTAGAAAATGCTTTGTATTTAACTAGTTATCGAATTGCTCCCTCTATTCCTTTTATATATTTGCTTCATTTGGATTGTATTTATATCCTCAAATATTTGTtcctttatcttttaaaaattgttTAAATAAAATCTTCATATTATACCTTTATTCAAATTATTAAGAGTCAAGATCATTAATTAATATTTGTTTTTCGATATATTTAATTAGTTCATGAAATTGGTGGAAATAGTGAACTCATGATATTCTAATAGTACTCTTGCTTTATTTATTATGACAAGATTTTGTATGTGTGGAATTTGTATGTGTGCGTGAGTTCTCTCTTTTCTCTGGCctcaataaaataatcatataagcACGGATTATAAATGaagcaaatacaaaaaaaaataggggGAGTAATTAGGATGCTCAAAGTAAAGATGATTTTATATTATAACTAGAGTAATTCATCGCGCTTCGCGTAATTATAAAATACCTCattaaattaacaaaataatttttttttaaaaattgagtgttcaatattttaaaaatctcttgatcttatttattattaatccttaaattttataatttttaaatttttgagaaaataagaattagtaagaaaaagtttcacATATCAAGAGGTTAatacacaatttttttaatttaatacaatttaaatatatataattaaggaTTTAATTTACTTCTTGCTTTCATTAAACGGTAAACTTTTATTCGGATAATTCTTCTTCAATTCTATATCTTTTTTGACATTTTATCCATTCATAGTTcatatttatcccttttttttttaacttttcatcatcatcaaaataattttctattgcTAATTTTGTGTTTATCCTTTATTATAgtatttgtttaattttctttacttttttctttttcttcctctatATATCTTACCTTTACTCTAAAAAATGTAAGCTTAcgaatctttattttttatttctgacTTTCTGGCATCTCCAATTTTATTATTGtttcaatatttacattatatttcaaataaaaaaatacatctcAAGAGAGAGAGAAGCAAATTAGTAGAAAAATCAAAAGTATCTTacatttttacataatttatattaattttttaaacaaaagtatttaatattatttttttgttgtgtcTTTAGATCTCATGACATAATAATGGTAGATTAAAAATTGGTTTAATCAGTCTAgagatatcaaaagaaaaaagactgggggtgggggtgggtgggTTATTCTGTCATAAAAAGGGGGAATGCACATTTGCTAGAAATAGTTTCTAAATACCTATTTTGTGCCTGAGCCAAATTCTATCCTTCCGAAAAAGTCCTCATCTTCTGGAGGCCAAGCCTTTCCTGAAGAAGTCATTCTTTATGGGtttctaaaatatcttttagTCGATAACCAATACCTAGTTGGTCTTATAAATGTGACCGACTATCAGGAAAAAAATTACTTCTTTTTCATCTCCGATTACTCGATAATTTTCACAAGTACAAATTTCGCTTTTTATAGGACCAGTGGTTTCTTAATGAGACTCCTAGCTTAATTTAGATTGAAAACAAAATGGATTtctatattataataataatggtTTTAAAGTAGATAAATGATATCAAGAATAGATAGGTTTAAACTACTCTTTCGACAAATAAAGAATTGACAATGgtccaataaaataaaaaaatctttgtAATTGCTTCATTATCTCAACTACAATAAAAAATTACTTGAAGATATTGTAGATATTCT from the Capsicum annuum cultivar UCD-10X-F1 chromosome 9, UCD10Xv1.1, whole genome shotgun sequence genome contains:
- the LOC107842120 gene encoding putative cyclin-D7-1, with protein sequence MDSLLCDEVWIEEGGGGFNNDVGNGSCFYSTKEDCEEAFEILLDKEMSYMPKPGYVKLIKENFFIENARFKSIHWLIKSQRRWNLSFETVFGAASYLDRFISLNNCQGWSYWMFELLSIACLSVASKFHETSPPQLLELQMEGVENLFESAMIQRMELALLETLGWRLNSPTPYSYIELLQWNINPLKLSLLQDFTSRVNELLLGILLDAKFLEFRPCVIAQSAVTCISEDLSLLIEDSCFNNFTGLIPQDQKDDLSKCQRMMNKQFLIEEFQELVTCGGFYCGPSSPVTVLTKQQHDLCDCQLHQYSSLFNIPQGGINFISNMNKRKRER